GGCCCAGAAGCGGATCCCGGGAGTGGAGTGGCTTGGCCGCAAGGCCCCCGAGGAGGTCTACGCCCTCATGGGAGAAGCCGCCTTCTTGGTCTTCCCATCCGAGTGGTACGAAACCTTCGGCCGGGTAGCCATAGAAGCCTTTGCCAAGGGCACGCCCGTGCTAGCCGCCCACATCGGAGCGGTCGGCGAGGTGACCGAGGACGGCCGCACCGGACTCCACTTCCGCCCCGGGGACCCGGAGGACCTGGCGGCCAAGGTGGAGTGGCTCCTCGCCCGCCCCACAGAGCTCGCCCGCATGCGGAAGGAAGCCCGGGCGGAGTACGAGGCCAAGTACACGGCGGAGCGCAACTACGAGCTGCTGATGGCCATTTATCGTGGCGTCTTGGAAGGAAGGCAATAAAATGGGAGGTGCCATGGAGGCGGTCAGGATCCTGGGCATGCGGGTGGACCCCATCAGCTACGAGGAGGCCATCGGGAGGGTGCTCGCCTGGGCGGAGGCAGGAGAGAGCCGCTACATCTGCGTGGCCAACGTCCACATGGTCATGGAGGCCCACGACGATCCTGACTTTTGCGCTTTGGTGAACGCAGCCGACCTCGTTACCCCGGACGGGATGCCCCTGGTCTGGATGCTTCGCAAGCTCGGCCATCCCTACCAGGAGCGGGTTTATGGCCCCGAACTCACCTCGAGGGTGTGTGCGGAAGCGGCGAGGCGGGGCGTGCCCGTGGGATTTTACGGTGGGTATCCTGAAGCCCTAGACGCCCTGGTGCGCAACCTAAGGGCCCGCTTTCCCGGCCTCCGGGTGGTTTACGCCTACAGCCCCCCTTTCCGGCCCCTCACCCCTGAGGAAGACGAAAGGGTAACGGAGGAAATCAACGCTTCGGGCACCCGGATCCTCTTCGTGGGCCTGGGTTGCCCCAAGCAGGAGCGCTGGATGGCCGAGCACAAGGGCAGGGTCCGGGCAGTGATGCTCGGCGTGGGCGCCGCCTTTGACTTCCACGCGGGGCGCGTGCGCCAGGCCCCGGCCTGGATGCAGAAGATCGGCTTGGAGTGGCTTTTCAGGCTTTCCCAGGAACCCAAGCGGCTTTGGCGCCGCTACCTTAGGCATAACCCACGATTCCTTCTTCTGGCCTTTCTAGAGCTTGCGGGAATCCGGAGGTTCGCATGAAAAAAGCGTTAATAACCGGTGTCACAGGACAGGATGGAAGCTATCTCGCCGAGCTTCTTCTCTCCAAAGGGTACGAAGTTCATGGCATCATCCGGCGCTCCAGTGTCTTCAACACGAGCCGTATAGACCACCTGTATCGGGATCCTCATGAGCCGGGCACGCGCTTCTTCCTTCACTACGGGGACTTGACGGACGGCACGGGGCTCAGGCGTATTTTGGAGAAAGTCCAACCTGATGAGATCTACAACCTGGGAGCCCAGTCCCACGTCAAGGTCTCCTTTGAACAGCCCGAGTACACCGCCGACGTGGTGGCCACGGGGACTTTGAGGCTTCTGGAGGCGGTGCGGGACTACGTCCGGGCCTGGGACAAACCGGTGCGCTTCTACCAGGCGGGCTCTTCGGAGATGTTTGGCGCCGCCCCGCCACCCCAGAGCGAGAAGACGCCCTTCTACCCTCGTAGCCCCTACGCGGCGAGCAAGGTGGCCGCCTACTGGTACGCCGTAAACTACCGGGAAGCGTACGGGCTTTTCATCGTGAACGGCATCCTCTTCAACCACGAGTCGGAGCGGCGCGGGGAAACCTTCGTCACCCGAAAGATCACCCGGGCTGCGGGGCGCATCAAGATGGGGCTGCAAAAGAAGCTTTACTTGGGCAACTTGGAAGCCAAGCGCGACTGGGGTTACGCCCCGGACTACGTGGAGGCTATGTGGCTTATGCTGCAGCAGCCTGAGCCTGACGACTACGTGCTCGCTACTGGAGAGGCCCACTCGGTGCGGGAGTTCCTGGAGGAAGCCTTTGGCCTTCTGGGACTGGACCCTTATGTCTACGTGGAGATTGACCCCCGCTACTTCCGGCCCACAGAGGTGGACTTCCTCCTGGGTGACGCCTCTAAGGCCCGGGAAAAGCTGGGTTGGCAACCCAGGGTCACTTTCAAGGAGTTGGTGCGCCGCATGGTGGAGCACGACCTAGAGCTCGCCAAGCAGGAGCGCACCCTGGTGGACGCGGGGCACCAGATCGCCCTTCCGGGGGTGATGGACCGTGGATAAGGGGGCCAAGATCTACGTGGCGGGACACCGGGGCCTGGTGGGGAGCGCTATCCTGCGCCGGCTCCAAGCCGAAAGCTACCAAAACCTCGTCCTTCGGACGCGAAAGGAGCTGGACCTCACCGACCAGCGGGCCGTCTACCGCTTCTTTGAAGAGGAAAGGCCTGAGTATGTCTTCCTGGCTGCGGCCAAGGTAGGGGGCATCTTGGCCAACGCCACCTACCCGGCGGATTTTATACGGG
The window above is part of the Thermus islandicus DSM 21543 genome. Proteins encoded here:
- a CDS encoding WecB/TagA/CpsF family glycosyltransferase, producing MEAVRILGMRVDPISYEEAIGRVLAWAEAGESRYICVANVHMVMEAHDDPDFCALVNAADLVTPDGMPLVWMLRKLGHPYQERVYGPELTSRVCAEAARRGVPVGFYGGYPEALDALVRNLRARFPGLRVVYAYSPPFRPLTPEEDERVTEEINASGTRILFVGLGCPKQERWMAEHKGRVRAVMLGVGAAFDFHAGRVRQAPAWMQKIGLEWLFRLSQEPKRLWRRYLRHNPRFLLLAFLELAGIRRFA
- the gmd gene encoding GDP-mannose 4,6-dehydratase; the protein is MKKALITGVTGQDGSYLAELLLSKGYEVHGIIRRSSVFNTSRIDHLYRDPHEPGTRFFLHYGDLTDGTGLRRILEKVQPDEIYNLGAQSHVKVSFEQPEYTADVVATGTLRLLEAVRDYVRAWDKPVRFYQAGSSEMFGAAPPPQSEKTPFYPRSPYAASKVAAYWYAVNYREAYGLFIVNGILFNHESERRGETFVTRKITRAAGRIKMGLQKKLYLGNLEAKRDWGYAPDYVEAMWLMLQQPEPDDYVLATGEAHSVREFLEEAFGLLGLDPYVYVEIDPRYFRPTEVDFLLGDASKAREKLGWQPRVTFKELVRRMVEHDLELAKQERTLVDAGHQIALPGVMDRG